The following coding sequences lie in one Heyndrickxia oleronia genomic window:
- a CDS encoding biotin transporter BioY, which translates to MKVRDITYISLFAAVMGALGLIPPITLSFTPVPITIQTIGVLLSGGILGARLGAWSQIVFLAIVATGIPLLSGGRGGIGVFVGPSAGYLFGYIIISFLVGYFISRINSIGFFKIFIINVLVGVLLLYVFGIPVQSFIMDIPIIKTIKISLVYIPGDLIKAVVASFLVYKLKNSPGISSRLPNIRRAQ; encoded by the coding sequence ATGAAAGTTCGAGACATTACATATATTTCGTTATTTGCAGCTGTAATGGGAGCATTAGGACTAATTCCACCTATTACTTTATCTTTTACTCCCGTCCCTATTACGATTCAAACCATTGGTGTTCTATTATCTGGGGGAATTCTAGGAGCAAGATTAGGAGCTTGGAGTCAAATTGTATTTTTAGCTATTGTTGCTACAGGAATACCCCTACTATCTGGAGGTCGAGGAGGGATTGGTGTATTTGTAGGTCCTAGTGCAGGATATTTATTTGGTTATATTATCATCTCCTTCTTAGTCGGATATTTTATTTCAAGAATAAACTCCATAGGTTTTTTTAAAATATTTATAATAAATGTATTAGTTGGCGTTTTATTGCTTTACGTTTTCGGAATACCTGTCCAGTCATTCATAATGGATATTCCTATTATAAAAACGATTAAGATTAGTTTAGTCTATATTCCTGGAGATTTGATTAAAGCCGTTGTTGCTTCATTTTTAGTTTATAAACTAAAAAATTCACCTGGGATATCTAGCCGATTACCAAATATTAGAAGGGCACAGTAA
- a CDS encoding AMP-binding protein, translated as MNTITSTYIQHRKNHPERIAIQTINHKITYNQLFTSVSQLANFFLSKKKSSNKVIAILLPNGIPFLQIFAGASSAGWIVCPLDLKWNVKDLKSRIDLCNPSMIITIEKYSHRLSFCHRKVVLLEQLLADVDSKPFPPSVLLEDVPFYMGFTSGSTGKPKAFVRSHSSWVESFKCNVIDLHLKGSEDVLIPGGLVHSHFLYGAISILYFGGTIYLLEKYSVSQLKKMIQIYPIKVVFMVPTMIESLLKTGETIEKPLTIVSSGAKWEHHSKLRLKKAFPLLKLYEYYGASELSFVTVLSHEDNQHFPNSVGKPCHNVEIQIRKKNGELALIGETGKIFVRSNMSFLGYKFTGESSIIPIIDKEGWMTVHDIGYLDSNGYLYIHGRENNMILYGGINIFPEEIETVLSIHPNVKQVAVIGLKDRYWGEIVTAVVKGNVKVQELKDLCKTKLSSYKVPRKWIIVDKLPLTSSGKIARDLVKKMIIGGNY; from the coding sequence ATGAACACAATTACTTCCACATATATTCAACATCGAAAAAATCATCCAGAACGGATAGCGATTCAAACTATCAATCATAAAATTACATATAACCAGTTATTTACCTCCGTATCTCAACTTGCAAATTTCTTTTTATCAAAAAAGAAATCTAGTAATAAAGTTATAGCTATCCTTCTACCTAATGGAATTCCTTTCTTGCAAATCTTTGCGGGTGCTTCAAGTGCAGGATGGATAGTATGTCCACTAGATTTGAAATGGAATGTAAAGGATTTAAAAAGTAGAATCGATCTTTGCAACCCTTCCATGATCATTACAATTGAAAAGTATTCACATAGATTATCCTTTTGTCACAGAAAAGTAGTACTTTTGGAACAACTGTTAGCTGATGTAGATAGCAAGCCTTTTCCCCCATCCGTACTATTAGAGGATGTTCCTTTTTATATGGGGTTTACATCAGGTTCTACAGGAAAGCCGAAAGCATTTGTCCGTTCCCATAGCTCTTGGGTTGAAAGCTTCAAATGCAATGTTATTGACCTTCATTTAAAAGGATCTGAAGATGTACTTATACCAGGTGGACTGGTCCATTCTCATTTTTTATATGGGGCTATTAGTATTTTATATTTTGGCGGAACTATTTATCTATTAGAAAAATATTCTGTATCCCAACTGAAGAAGATGATACAAATATATCCGATTAAGGTTGTCTTTATGGTTCCCACGATGATTGAAAGCTTGTTAAAGACGGGTGAAACAATTGAAAAACCATTAACTATTGTATCATCTGGTGCAAAATGGGAGCATCATTCTAAATTAAGATTAAAAAAGGCATTTCCTTTACTAAAGCTTTATGAATATTATGGGGCTAGTGAATTAAGTTTCGTCACTGTCCTCTCTCATGAGGACAATCAGCACTTTCCAAACTCAGTAGGAAAACCTTGTCATAATGTGGAAATTCAAATCCGCAAAAAGAATGGTGAGCTTGCCTTAATTGGTGAAACAGGAAAAATTTTCGTTAGAAGCAACATGTCATTTCTTGGTTACAAATTTACAGGAGAATCATCCATTATTCCTATTATTGATAAAGAAGGTTGGATGACTGTTCATGATATAGGCTACTTGGATTCTAATGGTTATTTATATATTCATGGCCGTGAAAATAATATGATTCTGTATGGAGGGATAAATATATTTCCGGAAGAAATTGAAACTGTATTATCAATACATCCCAATGTTAAGCAAGTAGCAGTGATTGGGTTAAAAGATAGATACTGGGGTGAAATTGTAACAGCAGTAGTAAAGGGTAATGTCAAAGTACAGGAATTAAAAGATTTATGTAAAACAAAACTTTCCTCTTATAAAGTTCCACGCAAATGGATTATTGTTGACAAATTACCACTTACTTCTAGCGGTAAGATTGCAAGGGACTTAGTTAAAAAAATGATCATTGGAGGAAACTACTGA
- a CDS encoding acetyl-CoA C-acyltransferase, with protein MKKSAVIIRANRTPIGREKGIFQYLEPHQLISPLLKSLGKDIENLIDDVLLGNVVGPGGNLARFSALEAGFPLTVTGMTIDRQCSAGLDAIRTACYLIQGEAGQCYIAGGVESVSTSPFKKRAKFAPHQLGDPDMGVAAENIAFKYQITREMQDEYALLSYQRSWQAYQSGMYEEEIIPIKGIYQDEEFLRKRKMDKLVKRAIPLFDKEKGTVTAANSCGIHDGASAVVLMEENLAHSLGFKPILRFVDSQLAGVHPQYPGISPVPAILDLLKRNNLTMAEIDLVEINEAFASKVLACAHQLQIPMNKLNNRGGALTLGHPYAASGAILVTRLFFEVQRKENVKFVLAAIGSAGGIGVAILFEVIT; from the coding sequence ATGAAAAAAAGCGCAGTAATCATCCGTGCAAATCGAACACCTATAGGAAGAGAAAAAGGAATATTCCAATATCTAGAACCCCATCAACTTATATCCCCCCTTTTGAAATCGTTAGGGAAAGATATCGAAAACCTAATAGATGATGTATTATTAGGAAATGTAGTTGGCCCAGGCGGGAATTTGGCTCGATTTTCCGCTTTAGAGGCGGGATTTCCACTTACCGTCACAGGAATGACCATCGATAGACAATGCAGCGCAGGTCTTGATGCTATTCGAACGGCTTGCTATCTCATTCAAGGAGAAGCTGGACAATGCTATATTGCTGGTGGTGTTGAGAGTGTTAGTACATCCCCTTTTAAAAAAAGGGCAAAATTTGCTCCACATCAATTAGGTGATCCAGATATGGGAGTAGCAGCTGAAAATATCGCTTTTAAATATCAAATTACTCGTGAAATGCAAGACGAATATGCTTTGTTAAGTTATCAGCGAAGCTGGCAGGCTTATCAATCAGGGATGTATGAAGAAGAAATCATTCCTATTAAAGGGATATATCAAGATGAAGAGTTTTTAAGGAAAAGAAAAATGGATAAACTTGTTAAACGGGCTATTCCTTTATTCGATAAAGAAAAAGGTACTGTCACCGCAGCAAATAGTTGTGGTATACATGATGGAGCATCTGCTGTTGTCCTCATGGAAGAAAACTTAGCCCATAGTTTAGGATTTAAGCCAATTTTACGTTTTGTCGATAGTCAATTGGCAGGGGTACATCCACAATACCCAGGTATTTCTCCTGTCCCAGCTATTTTAGATTTACTAAAAAGAAATAATCTTACAATGGCAGAGATTGATTTAGTTGAAATTAATGAAGCATTCGCATCAAAGGTACTAGCTTGTGCACATCAATTACAAATTCCTATGAATAAATTAAATAATCGTGGTGGTGCCTTAACATTAGGACATCCCTATGCAGCATCAGGTGCTATCCTTGTGACGCGTCTATTTTTTGAAGTTCAACGTAAGGAAAATGTAAAATTTGTTCTTGCCGCAATAGGCAGCGCTGGTGGAATTGGAGTTGCTATACTATTTGAGGTAATAACATAA